Sequence from the Clostridium saccharobutylicum DSM 13864 genome:
CCTTGGACTTGGAGCAACAAAGTGGCAAACTATATCAAAACTAACAGTGCCAACAGCGATGGGAGAAATATTGACAGGTATTATATTGGCAGCAGGAAGAATATTTGGAGAAGCAGCTGCGTTTTTATATACTGCAGGATTAAGTTCAAAGAATTTAAATTTTAATGAAATAAGTCTAAGTGGAAGCAGATCGGCATTTTCCCTTTTTAGACCTGCTGAAACTTTAGCAGTGCATATATGGAAGCTAAATTCAGAAGGTATAGTTCCTGATGCAGCTCAAATAGCAAATGGTACGGCCGCAGTACTTATAATTGCAGTTCTTTTATTCAATATTGGAGCAAGATTACTTGGAAATAAATTAATGAAATCGTATAGTGGCAAATAGGAGGCAATGATGAATATAATAGAAACGAAAGATTTGTGTCTATATTATGGAGACAATCAAGCGCTAAAAAATATAAATATGTCTATAAATAAAAATGAAGTCACAGCACTTATTGGACCTTCAGGCTGTGGGAAATCAACATATCTTAGAACTTTAAATAGAATGAATGATTTGATAGAGATTGTAAAAATAACAGGAGAAGTTCTATTTGAAGGCAAAGATATATATAAAGATTATGATGAGATTCACCTAAGAAAAAGAGTTGGAATGGTATTCCAAAGACCGAATCCTTTTCCAATGTCTATTTATGATAATATTGCTTATGGACCTAGAATACATGGAATTAAAAATAAGAAAATATTAGATGAAATAGTTGAAAAAAGTTTAAAGGGAGCAGCGCTTTGGAATGAAACTAAAGATAGACTAAAATCGAGTGCACTTGGAATGTCTGGTGGTCAACAGCAAAGACTTTGTATTGCAAGAACATTAGCTGTTTCTCCGGAAGTGATTCTTATGGATGAGCCGACATCAGCTTTAGATCCTATATCAACAGGAAAAATGGAAGAACTTATGGAAGAGTTAAAAAAACAATATACAGTAATAATAGTAACTCATAATATGCAACAAGCTGGAAGAATAGCTGATAAAACTGCATTTTTCTTAAGTGGAGAGGTTGTTGAATATGGCAAAACCGAGGATATATTCTATAATCCAAAAGATAAAAGAACAGAAGACTATATTACTGGTAGATTTGGTTAAGAAGGGAGAACAAATATGACAAGGGAATCTCAAGATGCTAGGGTTAAAACTATAAATAGAGAATTAGTAAATATGACAAGTTTAGTGGAAAAACAAATTTACGAGAGTATGATTTGCTTAAAAAACTTTGATTTGGATAAGGCTGAGCAAATTATAAAGGGCGATGATAAGGTTGATGAAATGCAAAAAACAATTGAGGAAGAATGCATTAAATTTATTGCAACTCAGCAACCTGTGGCGACTGATCTAAGAAAAGTATTTACAGCATCAAAGATAGTAACAGATTTAGAGAGAATGGCAGATCATGCAGTTGATATATGCAAAATAACAAGACGAATAAATGGAAATGTAAATGTATTTAAGGATGGAATAGATGAACTGTGGAGAATGGAAAAAAAGGTTAGAGAAATGATAGGTTTATCTATAGATGCTTATATTAAAGATGATGAAAGTATGGCGTATAAAATTTGCGAAAAAGACGATGAGATAGATGAGTTATATAAATCTTTATTTAATGCCGTACTTAATGCAATAACATTAGATGATAGTTTGATTCATAAGGGAACTCAGTTATTATTTGTTATAAAGTATTTGGAAAGGGTAGCAGATCATGTAACTAAT
This genomic interval carries:
- the pstB gene encoding phosphate ABC transporter ATP-binding protein PstB, translated to MNIIETKDLCLYYGDNQALKNINMSINKNEVTALIGPSGCGKSTYLRTLNRMNDLIEIVKITGEVLFEGKDIYKDYDEIHLRKRVGMVFQRPNPFPMSIYDNIAYGPRIHGIKNKKILDEIVEKSLKGAALWNETKDRLKSSALGMSGGQQQRLCIARTLAVSPEVILMDEPTSALDPISTGKMEELMEELKKQYTVIIVTHNMQQAGRIADKTAFFLSGEVVEYGKTEDIFYNPKDKRTEDYITGRFG
- the phoU gene encoding phosphate signaling complex protein PhoU, whose amino-acid sequence is MTRESQDARVKTINRELVNMTSLVEKQIYESMICLKNFDLDKAEQIIKGDDKVDEMQKTIEEECIKFIATQQPVATDLRKVFTASKIVTDLERMADHAVDICKITRRINGNVNVFKDGIDELWRMEKKVREMIGLSIDAYIKDDESMAYKICEKDDEIDELYKSLFNAVLNAITLDDSLIHKGTQLLFVIKYLERVADHVTNICEWTIFSKNGVYTDLNE